The Desulfobacterales bacterium genomic sequence TGAAGAACCGACCGAGCTGCGGCCCGAGGAACTGATCACCCTGGCCACCCAGGCGCCGGTCAATGTCCTTGTCGGCCGGCTTGCCCGGGCATTGAACATGGAACAGCAGGCGGGCGGGGAAAGAAAAAAATCATGATGCCCCTGTCCGTAAATCAAGGACCGCGGGCGGTTGAGAATCAAAGGGAGAATATCATGCGTGCCTTGATCTGCGGATCTTTTGCTTATGACACTATCATGGTCTTTGGTGACCGGTTCAAGAATCATATCCTGCCGGACAAGGTCCATATCCTGAACGTCTGTTTTCTGGTGCCGGAGATGCGGCGTGAGTTCGGCGGCTGTGCCGGCAATATTGCCTACAACCTCGGCCTGCTGGGGGGGCGCCCCCTGCCCATGGCCACGGTGGGCGAGGACTTCGGACCCTATGCCCGCTGGATGGATCAGCATGGTATCAGCCAGGAACACCTGCGGGTGGTCCCGGGGACATTTACCGCCCAGGCCTTTGTCACCACTGACATGGATGACAACCAGATAACCGCATTCCATCCCGGGGCCATGAATAACGCCCATGAGAACTCAGTGGCCGATGCCGGCGAGGTGGCCATCGGTATGATCTCGCCGGACGGCCGTGATGGAATGATCAAGCACGCCCGGGAGTTCGCCGAGGCCGGGATTCCGTTCATCTTCGATCCCGGCCAGGGGTTGCCGATGTTCAGCGGGGATGAATTGCGGGAGTTTATCGACCAGGCCTCCTGGGTGACGGTCAATGACTACGAGTGGGGGCTTATCCATAAGCAGACCGGGCTGAGCGAACGGCAGGTTGCCGACCGGGTCAAGGCCCTTATTATTACCCGTGGCGGCGAGGGGTCGATTATTTACAACGGCAGGGGATGTTATGAGATCCCGGTGGCCCGGGCAAAGGTGGTTAACGACCCCACCGGATGCGGGGATGCCTACCGGGCCGGTCTGCTCCATGGCCTGTTGAACGGGATGGACTGGGAGACCACCGGCCGGCTGGCGGCGGTGATGGGGGCGATCAAGATCGAAAAGCACGGCACCCAGAACCACAACCATGGACTACAGGAGATCAAGGACCTGTTTAAGGCGAATTTCGGCTATGGTTTTTAGACCCTTTGTACCCTTTGTCCGCAACATCTACGAAAAGGCGTGTCTGTCGCGGTAAGGGTAACAAACCCGCTGATGATCTCTGGACCGTAAAGGGTCTTATCCAGCTCTGCCGGGTTAGAAACTTTGTAAGCGTTCACCAGCACCTCATCTTCGCCCATTCTGGCCTGCTCGAATAGCACCAGTATGCTTCGCAGTCCCGAATGAACGAATCTAAGCCACTGGTAAACGCTTACGGGCATGAGTTTACCGTAAATCCGTACCCCCGGTGAACGGTTACGAAACTTGATGAACTCGTAACAACCCGAAAGGCTTCAAATGCCACCCAATAAAATCAACAAGTTACAACATGACACACGTCCGTCGAGCGGGTTGTTGCGAGACCGACAAACTTGATGAACCCGTAACAACCCGAAAGGCTTCAAATGCCACCGAATAAAATCAACAAGTTACAAGACGAATCACGTCCGTCTCGCGGGTTGTTGCGAGACTGACAAACTTTATTAAAGAACAGTCTCCCTGCATTAAGCCTGATTTCCCCGCTGGAGGGGAAAAGACTGACGGAACAGGGGGCGGCGAAAAAAGGATTGAATCGTGTATAACCGGATATATCTATTGAGATTCCCGAAGGATATCGTTGATCAGCCCATAATCAGCAAGCTCATAAGACAGTATGATACGGAGATCAATATTCTCAAGGCCACGATCCTGCCCCAGCATGAGGGGGTGATGGTCATGGAGTTGAAGGGGTATAAAACAAACGTCAACAAGGGGCTCAAGTTTCTCCGGGAGCAGGGGGTCAAGGTGGAAAGCCTGGCTGCCAGCATTCACCGTGACGAGGACAAGTGCTATCAATGCGGGGCCTGTACCGGGATCTGTCCCACCGGCGCCCTGTATCTGCTGCGGCCCGAGATGGCTGTTCTCTTTGATCCGGAAAAATGCAGCGGCTGCAGCCACTGCGTCCCTGTCTGTCCGGTGCGGGCCATGGAGGTCTCCCTGGACCGCAACGGACATTTTCCAGACTAGGAGCCTGTCGGAGAATAGCGTTCGTGACGAGACCGAGCGAGGATTTCGTGGGCAAGGCGGCGGGCCGGAAATCCCCGGAAGCGTAGCCGTAGCTACGGTGAGGAGATTTTCGGTCTGCCAACGCCGCCCACGGAATTCGCAGCCGGTCGCAGTAGAAGGTAATTCTCCGACAGGCTCCTAGTTTCCTGCTCTGGACCCGGGCAGAAAGGAGAATGCCTTCCAGTCGGGCAGGGAGAGACTGGGCAGCCAGGAGGTCCAGCTCCGTTCGGGCGGGTTGCCCGACTTCAGGTTGGCGAGCAGGGTCTGGGCCTGGGGCGCAACCGTGGCGTCGGGGTAGTGCTTAAGCAGGTATTCGAGCCTGGACTCGGCCTCATCGTAGGACTTGGTCCGGACATAGAAACTGGCCACATAGAACTCATGGTTGGCCAGAAAGTTCCTGGCCGCCTGGAGCCGGGCCCGGGCCTCAACGGTGTAAGGGGTGTCGGGAAAGGCGCGCAGCAGCCGGGAAAAGGCCCCGACCGCATTGACCGCTCCGGAGGTGTCGCGGTCAACTCCGTCGATCCGGCGGTAATGGCACATCCCGATCTGGAACAGGACATAGGGGATGGCCTCGTTGGTGGGATGCTGCGCCTCGAACTCCTGGTAATAGAGCAGGGCCTCATGGTAATTGCCCAGGTTGTAGTTGCAGTCAGCCGACTTGAGTTCGGCCAGCAGGCTGGCCGGGCTGAAGGGGAAACGGCTTTTCAGGTCCTCGAAGACCTCCAGTGCCTTTTTGTAACGGCCGTGGTTGTACAGGTCCAGTCCTTCCATGGCCAGGTTTTCCGGGGTCTCCATCCCGCCGGTAAGTGTTGACGAGGAGGTGTCGTTGCCGAAACCGAACAGATTCTTCATGCTTGCGCAGCCGGTCTGGAGCCCGAGGACCAGGGCCAGGAGGGCAATAAACAAGAGACGAGACCGATTATTTTTGGCTATGTCATGTGTGGTGAATCCCATACAATTCTCCATTGCGGTTGGCGGAAAGCCGGTTCCCGCTTCAACTCAGTTGGTGTAAATAACTCTCAGCGGCCAGGGCCGCCACCGCGCCTTCACCGGCCGCGTTGACTATCTGACGGACAGCTTTGCTGCGGATATCGCCCGCAGCCATCACCCCGGGAATCCGGGTCCGCATCTCCTGGTCGGTGCGGACAAAGCCGTGTCCATCGGTTTCGAGCTGGTCCAGGGGCAGGGTTTCGTTGTTCGGTATGGTGCCGATCAGGATGAATACGCCGGTCACGGCCAGGGCGCTCTCCTGGCCGTCTTTTCGGCGAAGGCGTAATCCTTGCACCCCGGTGTCGCCCTCAATGGCAATCACCTCGGTGTCCCAGATAAAATTGATCCGGTCGTTGGCAAAGGCCTTTTCCTGGATAATTTTGGCGGCCCGCAACTGGTCCCGGCGGTGGATCACCGTCACCCGGCCGGCGAATTTGGTCAGCTGGTCCGCTTCCTGGACCGCGGTGTCGCCGCCGCCGACCACCGCGATCTCCTGGTCGCGAAAGAAGGGGCCGTCACAGGTGCCGCAGTAGGAGACGCCCTTGCCGGTCAATTCGGTCTCGCCCGGCACCTTGAGGGGATTCGGCCGGGCGCCGGTGGCAAGGATCACCGCCCGGCAGGTCAAGCGGCCGCCGTCTTCCAGAAAGATCTCTTTCACCGGCCGGTCAAGGTCCATGGAGGCCACCGGCGCGAACCTGGTTTCCAGGTCAAAGCGCGCCGCCTGGGCCGTCATCTTGTCGATAAGATCGAATCCGGATATTCCCTCGGGAAACCCCGGGTAATTATCAACCCGGCCGGTGGTAAGCACCTGGCCACCGGCAGCCCCCTTTTCCAGGAGTACGGCCTTGAGCCGGGACCGGCCGGCATAGAGTCCGGCCGTGAGTCCGGCCGGCCCGCCACCGATGATTATAAGTTGGTAGTCAGGGGTGCTCATAAACGGAACCCGGCGCGATGCCTAAGCTTTGCAATGCGTTTTAGAGGGCTTTTTTGATCAGGGCGGTAAGCTGCGCCTTGCCGACGGCGCCGGTGATCTGGTCGATGAGTTGGCCCTCCTTGAACAGGATCAGGGTGGGGATGGCTCTGATCCCATACTTGCCCGGGGTGGCAGGGTTTTCATCCACATTCATCTTGGTGATCTTGGCCCGGCCGTCAAATTCCTCGGCCAGTTCCTCGATCACCGGGCCGATGGCCTTGCAGGGACCGCACCAGGGCGCCCAGAAGTCAATCAAGGTTGGAATGGGGGATTCCAGGACCTGCTTATCAAAGTCAGCGTCGGTGATATGTTTTACCTTGTCGCCTGCCATTGTAATCTCCTAATCTTTTTATATTTATTAAGGATAACCGGGGGTGTTTGATAAATAAAATCGCATCTTACCGCCTGCCCGGGCCGAAGACAAGCAAAAATTGGTGGTCCGCCGGCCGTACCGGCCGGTTGGAGGGCCTGCCGTCCGTTCGCCCGGCCCGGTCGCAACTCCTTTTGCTTTTGACAGAATCAAGCCGGCCATGCTATATTCCCGGCCATTAACCGGGCCCGGCGGCAGGATCCGTGGTTGGCCGAAACAGGGGAAAAACTCGTCCGTCCGAAAAAGAACAGGGCGTTGAAGGAGATGCATGATGCGGAATGAAAAGTCCAGGGAGTTGTTTGCAAGGGCCCGGCTGTCCATTGCCGGCGGGGTCAACAGCCCGGTCCGGGCCTGTAAATCAGTGGGCTGCGACCCGCTGTTCATCAAGCGGGCCCAAGGCGCCCGGGTTTACGATGTTGATGATAACCAGTTCGTGGATTTTGTCTGTTCCTGGGGGCCGATGATCCTCGGCCATAATCATCCGGCCGTGGTCGAGGCGATCCAGGAGGCCCTGGCCGACGGCACCAGTTTCGGGGCCCCCTGTGCCCGGGAGATCGAGTTGGCTGAACTGGTGGTGGCTGCCCTGCCCTCGGTGGAGCGGGTCCGTTTTGTCAGCTCCGGCACCGAGGCGACCATGAGTGCCATCCGGCTGGCCCGGGGCTATACCAATAGAAAAAAGGTGGTCAAGTTTGACGGCTGCTATCACGGTCATGCCGACTCCTTTCTGGTCAAGGCCGGCTCCGGGGTGATCACCCTGGGGATTCCCGGCAGTCCCGGGGTGCCCGGGGATATTGTCAAGAATACCGTCTCCATTCCTTATAATGATCCGGCGACCCTGGAACAGACCCTGCGCCAGGGCGCGGATGATATCGCCTGCGTGATCGTGGAGCCGGTGGCCGGCAACATGGGGGTGGTGGCGCCGGCCCCTGGCTTTTTGGAAACCCTGCGGGCCCTGACCGCCGAGCTTGGCATGGTGTTGATCTTTGACGAGGTGATCACCGGGTTCCGCCTGGCCTATGGCGGGGCCCAGGGCTATTTCGGGATTGAGCCCGACCTGACCTGTCTGGGCAAGATCATCGGCGGCGGTCTGCCGGTGGGCGCCTATGGCGGCAAAAAGGAGATCATGGCCGAGATTGCCCCGGATGGACCGGTCTACCAGGCCGGGACCCTGTCCGGCAACCCGCTGGCCATGGCCGCGGGCAGCGCCACCCTCAAGCTGCTCGGCGAGCCGGGGTTCTACGAGCAGCTTAACAATAAGGCGGCCGCCTTTGCCGATGAACTTGATGCGGTCGCGCAACGCACCTCCACCCCGGTCACCTTGAACCGGGTGGGCTCGATCATGACCGGTTTCTTTACCACCGGCCCGGTGACGGATTACAACTCGGCCATGCGGGCCGATGCCGGGAAGTACGGGACCCATTACCGGCAGATGCGGGCCCAGGGAATCTATCTGGCGCCGTCCCAGTTCGAGGCCGCGTTTATCTCCGCGGCCCACACTGATTCCGACCTTGAAATGGCACTGAAAATGACTGAATCGTCATTCAAAAAAATGCGGAAATAACAAAAAAGCCGTTGACTTTGAGGTAATGCCGTGATACCAAGTGAAACAGTTTTCCATGATGGCCGGGGTCTGTGCCGGGCCGGGAGAATCAATGTCCAGCACCCGTAAGGAACTGATGAAGATGCTGGGCGATTTTTCGACCATCGGCCTGACCCTGGCATCCGCGATCTTTGTCGGCTTCGGCATTGGCTACTGGCTGGATAAGAAGGTGTTCAACAACAGGACAACGCCTTGGTTCATGCTGATATTTCTGGGTCTCGGCATCGCGGCCGGCTTCAGGAATCTCTACCAGCTTACCAAGCGCAAGGATCTGTAAGGGCTTGCCCCTGGAAACAAGGATGGCAATGAGGGACGGAACGGAAATAAACAGTTTCCCCTTGAGCAGGGTGGAGGCCGGCAACTGGCTGTTGCTGGTGGGCATGACCATGGTTGCCCTGCTCTGCTTTACCCGGTTTTTTGCCCAGGGGGTTGTGGTCGGCGGCCTGATTGCCAACCTGAGTTTCATCATCTTGAAGCGGGATCTGTTCGGGATCATGGCCGGCCCTCTCAAGATCGCGAAACTCCGTTTTTTTATTAAATATTACGCCCGGCTGACGGTCCTGGCCCTGATTCTCTTTTTTCTGGTCAGGTATGAGTTGGTGGGTGTTTTGGGCTTGCTGGTCGGTCTGTCAACGGTGGTACTGAGCATCTTGTGCACCGCGGCGATCATGGCCACAAAATTTTATTCTACTTCCAAGGAGGCCGCGTAAAAGAAAATGGAACATCCGATACTGTTTATCTCTTTGATTTTGAAAGCAATAGGGATGCCCGTTCCCCACGGTCCGGTAGGGGATACGCTGCTGGCAAAGCTTGTTTCTCCCCATATGACCTATACCTGGCTGGTGATGGCCTTTCTGATCATCGTGCCGAAACTCACCATGGGCAAGCTTGAGATGATCCCGGGCAAGGGCCAGAATTTCTGGGAACTGGTCATCGGCGGCCTGGAGGGGTTCATGGCCGATAACATGGGCAAGGAAGGCGCGCGGATGATGTTCCCGATGCTGGCCACCTTTGCCCTGTACATCGTTGTCGCCAACATGATCGGCCTTATGCCGGGGTTCATGTCGCCCACCTCCAACCTGAACATCACCCTGGGCTGCACCATAATTGTTTTCATCACCACCCATATCCTGGGGCTCAGGTTTCATGGTGTCGGCTACATTAAACATTTTCTCGGGCCGATTCCCTGGTTGATTCCGCTGATCTTCCCCATTGAGGTGATCAGTCACCTGGCCCGGCTTCTGTCGTTGTCCATCCGGCTTTTCGGGAATATCATGGCCAAGGAAACCCTGCTGGGCATCCTGTTCATGCTGGCCGGCGCCTATTTCGCGCCGCTGCCGATCCTCTGCCTGGGCGTGCTGGTCTCTGTTGTCCAGGCCTTGGTTTTCCTGCTGCTCTCGATCCTCTACTTCTCCGCCGCCATGGAGCATGCGCATTAATCGTCATTACTTGAAAGCAAACCGGTAACAAATGGTTTCAATAGTTTTCTGGAAGAAGGCCAAACCGATAATTTTTTTAGGAGGAAAACAAAGATGAAAAAAGTAAGTATTCTGACCGCGTTCATGGTTCTGGGCCTTTCGTCCCTGGCAATGGCATCCGAGGGTGGCGGGGCCGCGGCATCAGGCGTCAACCTCGCCCTGGTCTGCCTGGCCGCCGCGCTGTCCGTTGGTGTTGCCGCATTGGGTTGTGGTATCGGCATGGGTACTGCCGTGGGCGGGGCCTGTAGTGGTACCGCCCGGAACCCCGAGGCCTCCGGTAAGATCACCGTGACCATGATCATCGGTCTGGCCCTGATCGAGTCACTCACCATTTACGGTCTGGTTATCTCGTTGATCCTGCTGTTCGCCAATCCGTTGCTGTAAGAATTTCATCGCCAGAACCCCGGCCGCTGATGGTCGCAGGTTTGAGGGCCGCGGGGAAACCCGCGGCCCTTTCTTTTTCAGTGGAATCGAACATAAGGGCAAGGAATGGGATCAGCGGACAGGGAGATGGTTATCCGACCCCAACGGGAAAAGGGAGAGTCCGGGCTGCCGCCAAGCGGACTTTTTTTATTGAACCCGGGTGATGCCGCGCGTGCGGGACAGTTGGCCGCCGACCGCGGGGCGAAAAAACGTTTCCTCTTTCACGGTCGGCTCGCGGTGGTGCCGGAAACAGAGAACCGCGGGCCTTTTTTTATAGCCGGCCCGGCCGTGGGCGCGCCCATGGCCGCCATGACCCTGGAGAAGCTGATTGCCCTGGGCGGACAAAGGATTCTGGTCGCCGGCTGGTGCGGCTCCCTGGTTCCCGGGCTTGGTCTTGGGTCGGTACTGCTGCCGACCTGGGCCTTGAGCGAGGAAGGTACCTCAACCCATTACCCCGTGGATCGGCGGCCTGAGTCCCCTGTTGCCTTGAGGGAACAGGTAAGGTCCGGCCTTGCCGCGGCCGGCTTTGCCACCAGTACCGGGCCGGTATGGACCACTGATGGTCTGTACCGGGAGAGCCGGGCAAAGGTGAATCAATACGGCAGCAAGGGCATCCTGGCCGTGGAGATGGAATATGCGGCCCTGGCCACGGTGGCCGCTTTTCGCTCCATCGAACTGGCCGGGGCCCTTTTGGTCTCCGACGCACTCTGGCCCGAAACCTGGCAACCCGGATTTCGCAGCCGGGATTTCAGGGAAAAGAATGCCCTCTTTGTGAGCGCTCTCCTGGACCTGGCCGGCAAACTGGCGCTGTAAGGCCGCCGGAGGGGGGGCCGAGGTGGTGGTTTCAGATATCCAAAACAAGTTGGGAAGGTATTCATTACCTGGGAATATTGTGATGCAGAAAACGGTCTACATGGTCAGCCTGGGCTGCGCCAAGAACCTGGTCGACTCCGAGGTGATGCTCGGGCTGCTCGATCAGGCCGGCTACGACATTGCTCCGGAACCGGAGACAGCTGATCTCCTGCTGGTCAATACCTGCGGTTTCATCGGCTCGGCAGTGGAGGAGGCGGTGGATGAGATCCTCGCCCTGGCCGAGTACAAGAAGGACGATCCGGCCAAGAAGCTGGTGGTCACCGGCTGTCTGGTGCAGCGTTACGGCGGGGAGTTGCAGAAAGAGCTGCCCGAGGTGGATCTGTTCGTGGGTACCGACCGGTTCAAGGACATCGTCGGCCTGCTCACCGGCCCGGAGCTGGCTACGCGTCTCGCCATCACCCCGGTCTCCACCTTTCTCATGGACAGTTCCCTGCCCCGCAAGCTTTCCACCCCGGCCCACCGGGCCTATCTCAAAATAACCGAGGGCTGCGACAATTGCTGTACCTATTGCCTGATTCCTTTGCTCCGCGGCCGCCTGCGCAGCCGGCCGCTTGCTGACCTGCTGGTCGAGGCCCGGGGCCTGGCCGCCACGGGACTCAAGGAATTGACCCTGGTTGCCCAGGACCTGCTGGCCTATGGCATTGACCTGGGCGGAGCCGGATTGACCGACCTGCTGGACGGCCTGCTCCGCGACACTGATATCCCCTGGATCAGACTGCTCTATCTGCACCCGGCCCGGCTTGGCCAGGAGTTCCTGGCCTATATCGCCGCCCACCCCCGGATCGTCCCCTATCTCGATATCCCGGTCCAGCATGTCAGCGACCGGATATTGAAGCGGATGAACCGGCCCTATGACGGCCAGCGGTTGGCCGACCTGGTGGCAATGATCCGCCGGCTGCTGCCCGGGGCCGCCATCCGCACCACCCTGATGGTCGGTTTCCCCGGGGAGACCGAGGCCGAGGTGGAGGAGTTGGCCCGGTTTCTCAGCCGACACCGTTTCGATCATCTGGGGGTGTTCGCCTATGCCGATGAACAGGGCTGCAAGGCCCGTCATCTGGACGGCCACTGTTCGGAGGAGGAGAAGCAGGAGCGGCGGGCCCGGATCATGGAACTCCAGGCCGGAATTTCCCGGGAAAAATTACAAAAATTTGTCGGACAACAGGAGCAGGTGCTGGTGGAGGGGGTCAGCCGGGAAACAGACCTGCTCCTTGAGGGGCGGACCAGGTTCCAGGCCCCGGAGATAGATGGCTGCGTGTACATCACCGCCGGCGACACCAGGCCGGGGGCCATGGTCGATGTCCGGATCACCGAGGCCCACCAGTATGACCTGGTCGGGGAACTGGTGCAGGGGGAGCAATAGGCAGGGGGACTATTTACTCCGGTTGACCCGTTCCCGCAGCTCTTTGCCCACCTTGAAAAAGGGCAGTTTCTTGGGCGGAACCTTGATCTTTTTGCCTGACTTCGGGTTGCGGCCCTGATAGGAGCCATACTCCTTGACCACAAAGCTGCCGAATCCGCGGATTTCGATACCGCCGTTGTCAACCAGGGTCTGGGTCATGGTGTCCAGGATCGTGTTGGTGATGGAGTCAGCCTCCCGCAAGGGGACATTAATCTCCTGGGCCAGGGCCTCGATCAACTCTGATTTATTCATCGCGTACTCCTTTCGCCGGTCCTGATTTGGAGCAGAGCCCGTGTTGCGCCACTGCGCTTCTTTTTAACTGATTTTTAATATTCTAAAATAAAAACATAAATTTAGTCAACAAGAAGCTTGGTAGTCACGGAGATTTTTACCTGGGGAAGATCTTTGCCAGGTCCCTGGCGGTGAGAATTCTGTATCTGCCGGAAGGGAGCGAACCCAGCCGGAGGTTGCCGTAGGCGGTCCGTTTCAAGGCCAGGACCCGGTGGCCGATGGCGGCGAACATCTTGCGTATCTGTCGTTTTCTGCCCTCATGGATGATGATTTCGATGGAGGTGTCCCGGGCCGATTGTCCGCAGACCCTGAGCCGGGCCGGCCAGGTCCTGCGTCCTTCCAGTTCGATGCCCTGCGCAAGCTGTTTGAGTTTGTCCGCCGCCGGCCGGCCGGCGACCCGGGCGACATAGGTCTTTTCCACCTCGTGGCTGGGGTGGATGATCCGCTGGGCCAGCTCGCCGTCATTGGTCAGGAGCAGGGCCCCCGAGGTATCCAGGTCCAGCCGGCCCACCGGGAAGACCCGGGTGGTGATCCCCTTGAGCAACGCAGTGACCACCGGCCGGCCCTGCGGGTCCTTGAGGGTGGTTACATACCCGGTGGGCTTGTTGAGCAGGATGTAGATCTTTTTTTCCGCATTGGCGACCGGGTTGTTGTCCACTGCGATCCGGTGCAGGGCCGGGTCCAGTTTCAGCCCCATTTCAGTGACCTTGCTGCCGTCCACGGTCACCCGGCCCTGGCGGATATATTCCTCTGCCTTGCGCCGGGAGGCGATCCCGGCCCTGGCCAGGATTTTCTGGAGCCGTTCTTCCATCAGCGCCATCGGGCCGGGACCATGGAGCCGATCCTGGCGTCCACCCTGGCCCTGGTCTCCGGGTCCACCTCCAGTATTGGCGGATACCAGGGTTTCATCCGGCAGTCAATGACCACCGGTTCCCTGAGTCCCACATGAAACCGGGTGACTGTCGAGTCGGCGGCATGGATATCCGCGGCCGGTTCAAAGCGGGTGAAGACCGTCCACAGGAATTCCTGGAGATTCCCGGTTGCCGCGTGGCTGTCATCGACCAGGATAACCAGGGGCCAGTCGGCCAGCCCCTGCCAGTTTGCCAGCCGGCCGGCCAGGCCCTTGTCCTGGTCATAGGGAGAGCCCTCCACCACCAGGGTGCCGGGCAGATAGGCCTTCGGCCGCTTGCAGCCGGCCGGCGGCAGGGAGCCGGTAAAGGTCTCGGGCAACTGTCGTTGTTTCTCCTTGCCCAGCCCCATCAGCATGGCCTTGGAACCCTTGTTCACCGAAGGACCGGTATAGTCCAGGGTGTCCTGGGAGACATTGGCAAAGATGTACAGGTCGGTCTGCCAGTTGACCCGCTCAAGCACATGCACCCACAGTTTCTTGAAATCAGCCACATCCAGATCGCCGTCGGTGATGATCAGGAACTTGGTCAACGACAGCTGGCCCTCGCCCAGGATCCGCAGGCCGGCGGCAAAGGCCTCCCTGGGGTAGCGATTCGTGACCCGGGCCGCGGCCAGGCAGTGAAAGCCGGTCTCGCCAAAGGTCTTTAACTGGCGGACGTTGTTCATCACCAGGGGGAAGAGCGGGGAGAGCAGGTCCTGAAGAAAGTCGCCGATGTAGAAATCCTCCTGCCGGGGCCGGCCCACCACAGTGGCCGGATAGATGGCATTTTTGCGATGATAGAGGTGGCTGGCCTGGAACACCGGGTAATCATGGGTCAGGGAGTTGTAGCCGTAATGGTCGCCGAACGGGCCTTCCGGACGGCGGACATGGGGCTCCACCCTTCCCTGGACGGCAAACTCGGCATGGGCCACCAGGGGATGCTGGTGCTTGCCGGTCCGGACCATCTCCAGTTTTCCGCCAAGCAGCAGCGAGGCCAGCATCAGCTCGGGGATGTCCTCGGGCAGGGGGGCGATGGCCGCCAGCATCAATGCCGGCGGACCGCCGATGAACAGGGTCATCGGCAGGGGTTGGTTTCTCTGCTCCGCGGCATGGTAATGGTAGCCGCCGCCCTTGTGAATCTGCCAGTGGATGCCGGTGGTGACGTCGTCGTAGCGCTGGATCCGGTACATGCCGAGATTGTGGCCCCGTCCGTCCGGATGTTCGGTATAGATCAGGGGCAGGGTGACAAAGGGGCCGCCGTCCGAGTGCCAGGAGGTGAGCATCGGCAGTTCGCTCAGGCGGGCGGGCTGCATGCAGCACTCCATGACCGGTGCGTTTTTAGTGGACTTTAGGCCGACTCTCAAACCCTGGCCGAGCAGAGGACGAGCCTGCCAGAGGGTGGACATCTTGGGCGGCATCAGATGCTCGACAAGATTGACCAGATCGCGGACAAAATCAAGGGGGCGGCGGCCAAAGGCAAGCTCCAGCCGTTCTCCGGTACCGAAAAGATTGGTCGTTACCGGGAATGAAGAACCTTTGACATTGGTGAAGAGCAGAGCCGGGCCCCGCCGGGCTATAACCCGTCGATGGATTTCTGCAATCTCAAGATAGGGGTCCATCTCGCTGTCAATGATCAGCAGCTGATCATTTTTTTGCAGGATATCCAGGAAATTGCGCAGATTAAGGATAGGGGGCATGGCTCTTAATGGTAAATAATCAAAGGTTTTTTAACTTTTCGCTATAAGCTGCATGGTTAGCCATTACGCTGACCTTCTTTTTGTTTTGCGGAGCCGTGCCCTTGATG encodes the following:
- the rimO gene encoding 30S ribosomal protein S12 methylthiotransferase RimO; this translates as MQKTVYMVSLGCAKNLVDSEVMLGLLDQAGYDIAPEPETADLLLVNTCGFIGSAVEEAVDEILALAEYKKDDPAKKLVVTGCLVQRYGGELQKELPEVDLFVGTDRFKDIVGLLTGPELATRLAITPVSTFLMDSSLPRKLSTPAHRAYLKITEGCDNCCTYCLIPLLRGRLRSRPLADLLVEARGLAATGLKELTLVAQDLLAYGIDLGGAGLTDLLDGLLRDTDIPWIRLLYLHPARLGQEFLAYIAAHPRIVPYLDIPVQHVSDRILKRMNRPYDGQRLADLVAMIRRLLPGAAIRTTLMVGFPGETEAEVEELARFLSRHRFDHLGVFAYADEQGCKARHLDGHCSEEEKQERRARIMELQAGISREKLQKFVGQQEQVLVEGVSRETDLLLEGRTRFQAPEIDGCVYITAGDTRPGAMVDVRITEAHQYDLVGELVQGEQ
- a CDS encoding UbiD family decarboxylase; the encoded protein is MPPILNLRNFLDILQKNDQLLIIDSEMDPYLEIAEIHRRVIARRGPALLFTNVKGSSFPVTTNLFGTGERLELAFGRRPLDFVRDLVNLVEHLMPPKMSTLWQARPLLGQGLRVGLKSTKNAPVMECCMQPARLSELPMLTSWHSDGGPFVTLPLIYTEHPDGRGHNLGMYRIQRYDDVTTGIHWQIHKGGGYHYHAAEQRNQPLPMTLFIGGPPALMLAAIAPLPEDIPELMLASLLLGGKLEMVRTGKHQHPLVAHAEFAVQGRVEPHVRRPEGPFGDHYGYNSLTHDYPVFQASHLYHRKNAIYPATVVGRPRQEDFYIGDFLQDLLSPLFPLVMNNVRQLKTFGETGFHCLAAARVTNRYPREAFAAGLRILGEGQLSLTKFLIITDGDLDVADFKKLWVHVLERVNWQTDLYIFANVSQDTLDYTGPSVNKGSKAMLMGLGKEKQRQLPETFTGSLPPAGCKRPKAYLPGTLVVEGSPYDQDKGLAGRLANWQGLADWPLVILVDDSHAATGNLQEFLWTVFTRFEPAADIHAADSTVTRFHVGLREPVVIDCRMKPWYPPILEVDPETRARVDARIGSMVPARWR
- a CDS encoding integration host factor subunit beta — its product is MNKSELIEALAQEINVPLREADSITNTILDTMTQTLVDNGGIEIRGFGSFVVKEYGSYQGRNPKSGKKIKVPPKKLPFFKVGKELRERVNRSK
- a CDS encoding rRNA pseudouridine synthase; its protein translation is MALMEERLQKILARAGIASRRKAEEYIRQGRVTVDGSKVTEMGLKLDPALHRIAVDNNPVANAEKKIYILLNKPTGYVTTLKDPQGRPVVTALLKGITTRVFPVGRLDLDTSGALLLTNDGELAQRIIHPSHEVEKTYVARVAGRPAADKLKQLAQGIELEGRRTWPARLRVCGQSARDTSIEIIIHEGRKRQIRKMFAAIGHRVLALKRTAYGNLRLGSLPSGRYRILTARDLAKIFPR
- a CDS encoding nucleoside phosphorylase; amino-acid sequence: MVIRPQREKGESGLPPSGLFLLNPGDAARAGQLAADRGAKKRFLFHGRLAVVPETENRGPFFIAGPAVGAPMAAMTLEKLIALGGQRILVAGWCGSLVPGLGLGSVLLPTWALSEEGTSTHYPVDRRPESPVALREQVRSGLAAAGFATSTGPVWTTDGLYRESRAKVNQYGSKGILAVEMEYAALATVAAFRSIELAGALLVSDALWPETWQPGFRSRDFREKNALFVSALLDLAGKLAL